The DNA sequence GCCGTCGTCGCGCCGGTACAGCCGCGAGCCGAGCGGGATCGCGCCGTCGCGGGTCACCCGCAGGCCCACGCCGGCGAGCACGCCCTGGCAGGCCGAGGGCAGCGTGCAGTCCGCGGCGGCGAACGCGGTGAACTGCGGGACGTCGACGGCGAGGGCCGCGTGGTCGTCGAGGATCTCCAACACCGCGGAGGCGACGGTCTCCTCGATCCGCGTGATCCGTTCGGGGGTCAGCCTTTCCAGCGCCCGCCAGAATCCGTCTACTGTGGACACCCGAGGGCGCACCAGGTCCGGGGCGGCCCCGGTCGCCCACCAGTCCGCGATCGGCGTCTCCGGCGCGGTGGCCCGGTGCAGCACCGCGATCGCCAGCGTCAGCCCGAGCGTGGTCTTGGCGCGCTGGGGCCCGGCGACCTCGTCGACGCGGCGGACGAAGTCGAGACGCCGCAGCGTCGCCCACACCGCGGCCACAGCGCCGTACGCGCGGTAGCGTGCCGACGCGGGTTCACCGCCCGGGACGGCGCGCGCGATCTCGTCGGCGGTGCCGAGATAACGCTGGGTCACCACACGGGGCTTGCCGTCCACCCGCGCGGACTCCGCGAGGTAGTAGTACGTCCGTCCGCCGATCTTCTTCCCGATCACCGAGGCCACCCTTTAGGTAATACACGCCGCGCGGCTGATCGACAACCATCCCGGCGCGTTGACCTGCGACGACGATCACCATCCACGATCGGGTGAGCGGGGTGCGGAAGACACACTGGCTGGTCGCACGAGGACGGTCCTAGCGTGGGCGGAATGGGACCCGAACCCGACGCCACCACCCCGACCGCCTCCGCGATGCGCCGTGCGCTCGCCCGGGCGCGTGACGGGAAGACACTCGACGTAGCCGAGGCGAGCGTCCTGCTGCACGCTCGCGGCGAAGACCTGGGGAAGCTGTCCGAGTACGCCTCCCGCATCCGCGACGCCGGCCTGGCCGAGGCCGGGCGCGCGGGGATCATCACCTACAGCCGCAAGGTGTTCATCCCGCTCACCCGGCTCTGCCGCGACCGCTGCGGCTACTGCACGTTCGTCACCGTGCCCGGCCGGCTCGAATCGCCGTTCCTCTCGCCCGACGAGGTCCTCGACATCGCCCGCAAGGGTGCCGAGATGGGCTGCAAGGAGGCCCTCTTCACCCTCGGCGACCGGCCCGAGGACCGCTGGAAGGCGGCCCGCGACTGGCTGGACGCGCACGGCTACGACGACACGCTCTCCTACGTCCGCGCGATGGCGATCCGGGTGCTGGAGGAGACCGGCCTGCTGCCGCACCTCAACCCCGGCGTGCTGTCCTGGCAGGACTTCCAGCGCCTCAAGCCCGTCGCGCCGTCGATGGGCATGATGCTGGAGACCACGGCGACCCGGCTGTGGAGCGAGAAGGGCGGCCCGCACTACGGGTCGCCGGACAAGGATCCCGCCGTCCGGCTGCGCGTGCTCGAAGACGCCGGCCGCAGCAGCGTCCCGTTCACCACCGGGGTGCTGATCGGCATCGGCGAGACGTTCGAGGAGCGCGCGGACGCCCTGTTCGAGATCCGCAAGATCGCCAAGACCTACGGCGGCATCCAGGAAGTGATCGTGCAGAACTTCCGGGCCAAGCCCGACACGAAGATGCGCGCGACGCCGGACGCCGACCTCGAGGAGCTCGCCGCGAACATCGCCGTGGCGCGGCTCGTGCTCGGCCCGAAGATGCGCATCCAGGCGCCGCCGAACCTGATCGGCAACCAGTACGACCTGATGATCCGCGCCGGGATCGACGACTGGGGCGGCGTCTCGCCGCTGACCCCGGACCACGTCAACCCGGAACGCGCGTGGCCGCAGATCGACGAGCTCGCCCGCCGCACCGAGAAGGCCGGCTTCGAGCTCAAGGAACGGCTCACGATCTACCCCGAGTACGTCAACGCCGGCGAGCCGTGGCTGGACCCGCGGATCACCCGGCACGTCGCCGCGCTCGTCGACCCGGCCACCGGGATGGCGCGCGAGGGCGCGATGCCGGTCGGCATCCCGTGGCAGGAGCCGGACGGCGGCTGGCAGCAGTCCGGCCGCACCGACCTGCACACCGAGATCGACACCACGGGCCGGACGGAAGACCGCCGCAGCGACTTCGACTCGGTGTACGGGGACTGGAAGGAGATCGGCGACCGGATCAAGACCGGGCCGCAGAAGTTCGACTCCACCGTGCTGGAAGCCTTGCGCAGTGCGGAAAAGGACCCCGCCGGGCTGTCCGACGACGCCGCGCTCGCCCTGCTGTCCGCCGACGGCAAGGAACTCGACGCCTTCACGAAGCTGGCCGACGACCTGCGGCGCGAGACGGTCGGCGACGACGTCACCTTCGTCGTCACGCGGAACATCAACTTCACCAACGTCTGCTACACAGGTTGCCGCTTCTGCGCCTTCGCGCAGCGTCGCACCGACGCCGACGCGTACACGCTCTCGCTGGAGCAGGTCGGCGACCGCGTCGACGAGGCGTGGGCCGCGGGCGCGACCGAGATCTGCATGCAGGGCGGCATCCACCCGGACCTGCCGGGCACCGCGTACTTCGACCTCGCGGCCGAGGTCAAGCGCCGGCAGCCGGACATCCACCTGCACTCCTACAGCCCGATGGAGGTCGTCAACGGCGCTTCGCGGACCAACCTCTCGCTGCGGGACTGGCTGATCGCGGCGAAGGAGTCCGGCGTCGACTCGCTGCCGGGCACGGCCGCGGAGATCCTCGACGACGACGTCCGCTGGGTGCTCACCAAGGGCAAGCTGCCGACGTCGGAGTGGATCAAGGTCGTCACCACCGCGCACGAAGTCGGCCTGCCGACGACGTCCACGATGATGTACGGCCACGTCGACACGCCGGCGCACTGGGTCGCGCACCTCAAGCTGCTCGCGAAGCTGCAGCGCGACGGCCTGGAGAAGCACGGCAAGCGCGGGTTCAGCGAGTTCGTGCTGCTGCCGTTCATCCACCAGAGCTCGCCGATCTACCTCGCCGGGCTCGCCCGCCCGGGCGCGACGCAGAACGAGAACCGGGCGGTGCACGCGCTGGCCCGGCTGCTGCTGCACGGGATGATCGACAACATCCAGAGCTCCTGGGTGAAGCTCGGCACCGAGGGCAGCCGCGCGGTGCTGCAGGGCGGCGTCAACGACATCGGCGGCACGCTGATGGAGGAGACGATCAGCCGGATGGCCGGCGCGTCGAACGGGTCGTACAAGACGATCAGCGACATGCGCGAGATGGTCGAGCCGCTGGGCCGGCCGCTGGTGCAGCGGACGACGGGCTACGGCCGGCCCTCGGCCGAGCGGATCGCCGCGGCGGAGGCGTCCGACGGGGTCGCCACCGCGGTCCGGAAGCCGCTGCTGCCCCTGCTCACGCCGTAATAAGCGGTTCTTCGGGGGTTCCGGGTGGCGGAGCCCCGGTCGACACAGCGGTAGCGGGCGCCCGGCTCCGGGGCGCCCGCTACTCTTCCGGTTCATGGGGGTTTTCCGCTTCGCACCACTTCTCTTCGTCGCGCTTCTCGCGGGTTGCGGCACTACGCCGCCTCCGCTGCCCGTGCCCACACCCACGACGACGCCGAGCCCGACGTACGCGCCACCGCCGTCGGCCGGACTGTCGCTTTCGGTCGGCCAGGTCGAAGCCGGTCTCGGGCACCGCGCAAGCGTGCTGACGCTGACCAACCGGGACGGCGAGCCGCGGAAGGTCACCGGCTACCCGGACCTGAAGATCCTCACCGAAGACGGTTCGCCGCTCGAAGTGAAGGTCGAGCACGGTACGTCGTACTTCGCGCGTGACCTCGGGCCGCAGAACGTGACGCTCAAGCCCGGCGAGAAGGTCGTGGCCGTGCTCGCGTGGTCGGCGACCGTGACGTCCGGGGACCAGCACACCGGTGCCGCGATCTCGGTGGTCCCCGTCCCGGGCGAACCCGCGCAGAGCCAGCCGCTGGACACCGACCTCGGCACCACGGACACCGTCACCGTCAGCTCCTGGGCGACCGAAATCGGCAACTGACCACTTTGTGTCACCGCTCACAAACCCACGGTTGACCGCCGGGGCGTTGTGCTACTTGTTTTCCTCACGACCAGGGCAAGCACCGTAGCTTCACCTGCCGGAAGGACTTCGATGAGCACCTCCGTGGCCGCGCTGGACATGATCGACTCGGACCGCTATCCGCTCACCGATCCGGAAAGCGGAGCCTGGCGGGAGGTCGTCGCCAGTACCCGCGCGGAGCTCGCCGACGTCGGCTGCAGCGTCCTCGCCGACTTCATCCGGCCGGAGCTGCACGAGGCCTTGCGGGCCGAGTGCGCCGCACTCGAACCGCACGCGTACACGAAGGTCGAAAAGGTCAACGCGTACAACACCGCGCTCGACGCCGCGCTGCCCGAGGACCACCCGGGCCGGACGATCATGGAGCGCGGCAACGCCTTCGTCGCCCGCGACCACGTCCCCGGCGACGCCATCATCAGCCGGCTCTACACCAGCCCGGTGTTCCAGCGGTTCATCGCCGACTGCTTCGGGCTGCCGGAGCTGCACGAGCTCGCCGACCCGCTGTCCGGGCTGACGCTCAACGTGATCGCGCCCGGCCGCGCGCACCCGTGGCACTTCGACACGAACTCCTACACCGTCAGCATGCTGACGCAGGCCGCGAACGACGGCGGAACGTTCGAATACTGCCCGAACATCCGGTCCGCGGAGGCCGAGAATTTTTCCGGTGTCCGCTCCGTTCTTTCCGGGGAAAGCACCCGTCTGGTCCAGCGATTGAGCCTCCGTCCGGGCGATCTGCAGTTGTTCAAAGGCCGCTTCGCCTTGCATCGGGTCACTAGGGTGGAAGGGAAGATCGCGCGCCACTCGGCGATCTTCGCTTACAGCGAGCGCCCCGGCGTCATCGGCAGCCCGGAGCGGACCAGGCAGCTCTTCGGCCGGGTCCTGCCCGAACACCTGGCTGGTCACGCTGTGCGGGGCGACGCCCTGCTCGACTAGATCTAGGAGCCTGGCCCGTGCCTTTCGACTCGACCGGCAAGATCTCGTTCGACCACATCTACACCGCGCCCGACCCCCGTCCGTTCTTCGGAACGTTGCAGCGCGTGGATTACCAGATTCCGCAACTGGCGAAGCCGTACTTCACGAAACTGATCGAGGAATACCAGGCGGAGCGCGGGATCGCGCGGCCGACCGTGCTCGACGTCGGCTGTTCCTACGGCGTCAACAGCGCGTTGCTGCGGTGCGAAACGACCCTGGACGACCTCTACGAGCAGTACACCGCGCCCGGTGTCGAGGACCTCGACCGCGCCGCCCTGCTCGAGCGCGACCGGCGGCTCGTGCGCAGCCGCGCGACCCCCGACGGCGCCCGGTTCTTCGGGCTCGACGCCGCGGGGGCGGCGCTGGACTACGCGCGTGAAGCGGGCTTCCTGGACGAGACGATCTACGCCGACTTCGAACGCTACGACCCGGACGAGACGCAGCAGGCGCTGCTCGATCAGGTGGACCTGGTCGTGTCGACCGGCTGTGTCGGCTACGTCACCGAGAAGTCGATCGCCCGGATCGCGCGCGGCTCCCGGCCGTGGATGGCGCACTTCGTGCTGCGGATGTTCTCCTACGACCCGGTCGCGGAAAGCCTCGCGGAGCTGGGCTACGAGACCGCGGCGATCGACGGCGTCTACCGGCAGCGGCGGTTCGCCTCCGCCGAGGAGCAGGCCCACATCCTCGACTCGCTGGGCACGGCCGGCGTCGATCCCGAAGGGCTCGAGTCCGAAGGCTGGCTGTACGCGCAGCTGTATGTTTCCCGACCGAAGAAGGGTGCGGCCGCCGGGCTCGCGTCCACGCTCAACGCCGTTGCCACCGAAGACGAAGACACCGCCCCCGACGAACGAGGATGACAGAGTGAGCAGTCCGGAATGGTCCCCCCGCACGTTCGGCAACGAGGACCGGCTTCCCCGGGTCCCCGTGCCCACCTTGGACGACAGCGGCCGCCGCTTCCTGGAGTGGTGCGGTCCGCTGCTGACGCCGGACGAGCTGGCGGAGACCGAAGCGGCGGTCGAGGACTTCCTCGCGCCCGACAGCCCGGCCCACGGGTTGCAGGCCGCGCTGGAGGAGTACGACCGGTCACCCGGCGTGCACAGCTGGCTGGACACCTTCTGGCCGTACCGCTACCTCGGCCGCCGCGACCGGATCGCGCTCAACGCCAACTTCTTCTTCCTGTTCGCCGAATCGCCGCTGGCCCAGGTGGAACGCGCGGCCGAGCTGACCGCGTCCGCGGTGGACTACAAGCTGCGGCTCGACAACGAACTGGTGCCGCCCGTGCTCGTGCGCGGCGCGCCGCAGTCGATGGTGCAGCACCGGTACCTGTTCTCGGCGACGCGGATCCCGGGCGAAGTGCTCGACACCGCGCGCACGCCGTACCGCGACGGCTGGGAAGGGCCGTCGCGGGCGCGGCACATCGTGGTGTTCCACCGGAACACGCCGTTCCGGATGGACGTCCTCGCCGACGACGGCCGCCCGTACTCCGCCGAGCAGCTCGCCGACGGCCTGCGGGCGATCCTCAAGGACGACCACGACACGGACGTGCCTGCCGGTCACTTCACCACCAAGGCCCGCGCGGAGTGGGCGGCCAGCCGGCAGGCCCTGCTGGACGCGGGCAACGCCGAAGCTCTCGAAACCCTCGAGACGGCGTTGTTCTGCGTCTGCCTCGACGACTTCACGCCGTCGACCACCCTGGAAGCCGCGGACCAGCTGCTGTACGGCGCCAACCGCTGGTACGACAAGGCCGTCTCGCTGATCGTGTTCGAGGACGGCACCGCCGGGATCAACGTCGAGCACTGCGAGCTCGACGGCACCACGATCCTCGGCTTCACGGACGCGCTGCTCAGCGGGGAACGCCTCCCGCGTGACCCCGCCGACGGCGTCCCGGGGTTCGAGCCCGTCGAGTTCACGCTGACCGACGCCCTCCGCGAAGACGCCCGCGCCGCCGGAGAGTCCTTCAAGGCGTACGCGGACGCGACGGCCACGCAGACCGTGTCGTTCGACTTCGGCGCCAACCGCGTGAAGGAGCTGGGGATGTCCCCCGACGCCTTCGCGCAGATGGCCTACCAGCTCGCGCACAAGCGCGCGAAGGGCCTGACGGGCGCGACGTACGAGTCGATCGCCACCCGGCAGTTCCGCAACGGCCGGACCGAAGCCATGCGCGTCGTCACGCCGGAGGTCTTCCGGTTCGTCGCCGCGATGGAAGACGGCTCGCCCGAAGAGAAGCGGGAAGCGTTCCGGACGGCGGCGGCGAAGCACGTTTCGCGGGCGAAGGAGTGTCAGGCCGGTGACGCGCCGGAGCAGCACCTGTGGGAGCTGCAGCTGATCGCCAAGCGCCGCGGCGACACGGAGACACCGGCGTTGTACAGCTCGCCGGGCTGGCTGAAGATGCGCGACGACTACCTGAGCACCAGCTCGGCGCCGTCGGTGAACATCCAGTACTTCGGCTTCGGCTCGACCAGCCCGCAGTGCATCGGCATCGCGTACGTGCTGCTGCCGGACCGCTGGAACCTCTACCTCAGCACGCCGAAGCACGTGTCGTCGGAGATGTACCGCTTCGCCGACGAACTCGCGAAGGCCGTCAGCGAGCTGCAGGAGCTGCTGGCCGGCGGCTGAGCAGACGCTGCAACCAGCTCAGCCGGGCGGCGC is a window from the Amycolatopsis sp. NBC_00355 genome containing:
- a CDS encoding HalD/BesD family halogenase, whose product is MSTSVAALDMIDSDRYPLTDPESGAWREVVASTRAELADVGCSVLADFIRPELHEALRAECAALEPHAYTKVEKVNAYNTALDAALPEDHPGRTIMERGNAFVARDHVPGDAIISRLYTSPVFQRFIADCFGLPELHELADPLSGLTLNVIAPGRAHPWHFDTNSYTVSMLTQAANDGGTFEYCPNIRSAEAENFSGVRSVLSGESTRLVQRLSLRPGDLQLFKGRFALHRVTRVEGKIARHSAIFAYSERPGVIGSPERTRQLFGRVLPEHLAGHAVRGDALLD
- a CDS encoding bifunctional FO biosynthesis protein CofGH, which produces MGPEPDATTPTASAMRRALARARDGKTLDVAEASVLLHARGEDLGKLSEYASRIRDAGLAEAGRAGIITYSRKVFIPLTRLCRDRCGYCTFVTVPGRLESPFLSPDEVLDIARKGAEMGCKEALFTLGDRPEDRWKAARDWLDAHGYDDTLSYVRAMAIRVLEETGLLPHLNPGVLSWQDFQRLKPVAPSMGMMLETTATRLWSEKGGPHYGSPDKDPAVRLRVLEDAGRSSVPFTTGVLIGIGETFEERADALFEIRKIAKTYGGIQEVIVQNFRAKPDTKMRATPDADLEELAANIAVARLVLGPKMRIQAPPNLIGNQYDLMIRAGIDDWGGVSPLTPDHVNPERAWPQIDELARRTEKAGFELKERLTIYPEYVNAGEPWLDPRITRHVAALVDPATGMAREGAMPVGIPWQEPDGGWQQSGRTDLHTEIDTTGRTEDRRSDFDSVYGDWKEIGDRIKTGPQKFDSTVLEALRSAEKDPAGLSDDAALALLSADGKELDAFTKLADDLRRETVGDDVTFVVTRNINFTNVCYTGCRFCAFAQRRTDADAYTLSLEQVGDRVDEAWAAGATEICMQGGIHPDLPGTAYFDLAAEVKRRQPDIHLHSYSPMEVVNGASRTNLSLRDWLIAAKESGVDSLPGTAAEILDDDVRWVLTKGKLPTSEWIKVVTTAHEVGLPTTSTMMYGHVDTPAHWVAHLKLLAKLQRDGLEKHGKRGFSEFVLLPFIHQSSPIYLAGLARPGATQNENRAVHALARLLLHGMIDNIQSSWVKLGTEGSRAVLQGGVNDIGGTLMEETISRMAGASNGSYKTISDMREMVEPLGRPLVQRTTGYGRPSAERIAAAEASDGVATAVRKPLLPLLTP
- a CDS encoding choline/carnitine O-acyltransferase; this translates as MSSPEWSPRTFGNEDRLPRVPVPTLDDSGRRFLEWCGPLLTPDELAETEAAVEDFLAPDSPAHGLQAALEEYDRSPGVHSWLDTFWPYRYLGRRDRIALNANFFFLFAESPLAQVERAAELTASAVDYKLRLDNELVPPVLVRGAPQSMVQHRYLFSATRIPGEVLDTARTPYRDGWEGPSRARHIVVFHRNTPFRMDVLADDGRPYSAEQLADGLRAILKDDHDTDVPAGHFTTKARAEWAASRQALLDAGNAEALETLETALFCVCLDDFTPSTTLEAADQLLYGANRWYDKAVSLIVFEDGTAGINVEHCELDGTTILGFTDALLSGERLPRDPADGVPGFEPVEFTLTDALREDARAAGESFKAYADATATQTVSFDFGANRVKELGMSPDAFAQMAYQLAHKRAKGLTGATYESIATRQFRNGRTEAMRVVTPEVFRFVAAMEDGSPEEKREAFRTAAAKHVSRAKECQAGDAPEQHLWELQLIAKRRGDTETPALYSSPGWLKMRDDYLSTSSAPSVNIQYFGFGSTSPQCIGIAYVLLPDRWNLYLSTPKHVSSEMYRFADELAKAVSELQELLAGG
- a CDS encoding class I SAM-dependent methyltransferase encodes the protein MPFDSTGKISFDHIYTAPDPRPFFGTLQRVDYQIPQLAKPYFTKLIEEYQAERGIARPTVLDVGCSYGVNSALLRCETTLDDLYEQYTAPGVEDLDRAALLERDRRLVRSRATPDGARFFGLDAAGAALDYAREAGFLDETIYADFERYDPDETQQALLDQVDLVVSTGCVGYVTEKSIARIARGSRPWMAHFVLRMFSYDPVAESLAELGYETAAIDGVYRQRRFASAEEQAHILDSLGTAGVDPEGLESEGWLYAQLYVSRPKKGAAAGLASTLNAVATEDEDTAPDERG
- a CDS encoding DUF4232 domain-containing protein, giving the protein MPTPTTTPSPTYAPPPSAGLSLSVGQVEAGLGHRASVLTLTNRDGEPRKVTGYPDLKILTEDGSPLEVKVEHGTSYFARDLGPQNVTLKPGEKVVAVLAWSATVTSGDQHTGAAISVVPVPGEPAQSQPLDTDLGTTDTVTVSSWATEIGN